A segment of the Micromonospora sediminicola genome:
GCGTCAGGGCGAGCTGGGCCTGTGGGCCAGCCTGCTGGGCCAGGAGGCCGCCCAGGTCGGCTCCGGCCGGGCGCTGCGCGCGCAGGACATGGCGTTCCCCACCTACCGGGAGCACGGCGTGCTCTACTGCCGTGGCATCGACCCGATCATGCCGCTGGGCCTGTTCCGCGGCGTGGACCAGGGCGGCTGGGACCCGAACGAGTTCAAGTTCAACATGTACACGATCGTGATCGGGGCGCAGACCCTGCACGCGACCGGGTACGCCATGGGTGTCGCCATGGACGGCAGGACCGGCGGCGAGGACGGCGAGGCGGTGATCGCCTACTTCGGCGACGGCGCCACCAGCCAGGGCGACGTCAACGAGTCGTTCGTCTGGGCCAGCGTCTTCAACGCCCCGCTGGTGTTCTTCTGCCAGAACAACCAGTACGCCATCTCCGAGCCGCTGGAGCGGCAGACCCGGGTCCCGCTCTACCGGCGGGCCGGCGGGTTCGGCTTCCCCGGCGTCCGGGTGGACGGCAACGACGTGCTCGCGTCGTACGCGGTGACCCGGCACGCGCTGGACAACGCGCGCAACGGCCAGGGGCCGAGCCTGATCGAGGCGTACACCTACCGGATGGGCGCGCACACCACCTCCGACGACCCCACGCGCTACCGGATCGCCAGCGAGGTCGAGGCCTGGCAGGCCAAGGACCCGATCGCCCGGATGAAGGCGTTCCTGCTCAAGCAGCAGATCGCCGACGAGTCGTTCTTCACCGAGGTCGACGAGCAGGCCCGCACCGAGTCGGTGCACCTGCGCGAGCGGGTGCTCACCATGCCCGACCCGCAGCCGGTCAGCATGTTCGACCACGTCTACCCGCACGGGTCGCCCGAGCTGGACGAGCAGCGGGCCCGGTTCTCGCAGTACATGGAGTCGTTCGAGGGGAGCGCCCACTGATGGCCACGGAGACGCTCACCCTCGGCAAGGCGCTCAACACCGGCCTGCGGCGGGCCCTGGAGAACGACCCCAAGGTCGTCATCATGGGCGAGGACGTCGGCAAGCTCGGCGGCGTGTTCCGCATCACCGACGGCCTGCAGAAGGACTTCGGCGACCAGCGGGTGATCGACACGCCGCTGGCCGAGTCCGGCATCATCGGCACCGCGGTCGGCCTGGCCATCCGCGGCTACCGGCCGGTCTGCGAGATCCAGTTCGACGGCTTCGTCTACCCCGCGTACGACCAGATCGTGTCGCAGGTGGCGAAGATGCACTACCGCTCGCAGGGCAAGGTGCGGATCCCGATGGTCATCCGGATCCCCTACGGCGGCGGCATCGGCGCGGTGGAGCACCACTCCGAGTCGCCCGAGGCCTACTTCGCGCACACCGCCGGCCTCAAGGTGGTCACCTGCGCGAACCCGCAGGACGCGTACGTGATGATCCAGCAGGCCATCGCCTCGGACGACCCGATCGTGTTCCTGGAGCCGAAGCGGCGCTACTGGGAGAAGGGTCCGGTCGACCTGGACGCGCCGCTCGCCGACGCGTACCCGCTGCACTCGGCCCGGGTCGCGCGGCCCGGCACGGACGCCACCGTGCTGGCCTACGGCCCGATGGTGCGCACCGCGCTGGACGCGGCCACCGCCGCGGCCGAGGACGGCCGGGAGCTGGAGGTCGTCGACCTGCGCACGCTGTCCCCGCTGGACCTGACCGCCGCGTACGAGTCGGTGCGGCGCACCGGCCGCTGCGTGGTCGTGCACGAGGCCCCGGGCAACCTGGGCCTCGGGTCGGAGATCGCGGCCCGGGTCACCGAGGAGTGCTTCTACTCCCTGGAGTCCCCGGTGCTGCGGGTGACCGGCTTCGACACCCCCTACCCGGCCTCCCGGGTGGAGGAGGAGTACCTGCCGGACCTCGACCGGGTGCTCGACGCCGTCGACCGCACCTTCGGCTGGTGAGCGGCATGTCCCGGATCAAGGAGTTCAACCTGCCCGACCTGGGCGAGGGCCTGACCGAGGGCGAGATCCTCGCCTGGCTGGTCAAGGTGGGTGACGACATCGAGCTGAACCAGCCGATCGTCGAGGTGGAGACCGCGAAGGCGGCGGTCGAGATCCCGGCGAAGTGGGCCGGTCGGGTGCAGGCGATCTTCCACCCGGAGGGTTCGACGGTCGAGGTCGGCGTACCGATCATCGCGATCGACACCGACCCGGGCGCCGGGCCGGTGGAGGAGTCGACGACCGGTGCCCCGGCGTCGGCGCTGCCGACGCCGTCGGCCGCCTCGCTGGCCGCGGTCGAGGTCGCGCCCGC
Coding sequences within it:
- the pdhA gene encoding pyruvate dehydrogenase (acetyl-transferring) E1 component subunit alpha; this encodes MAKGDPGAATRSKRAAPRTRRAAATGEPELVQLLTPEGERIETALGPDGTEYRVDFTDEEYRGLYRDLVLVRKLDAEATALQRQGELGLWASLLGQEAAQVGSGRALRAQDMAFPTYREHGVLYCRGIDPIMPLGLFRGVDQGGWDPNEFKFNMYTIVIGAQTLHATGYAMGVAMDGRTGGEDGEAVIAYFGDGATSQGDVNESFVWASVFNAPLVFFCQNNQYAISEPLERQTRVPLYRRAGGFGFPGVRVDGNDVLASYAVTRHALDNARNGQGPSLIEAYTYRMGAHTTSDDPTRYRIASEVEAWQAKDPIARMKAFLLKQQIADESFFTEVDEQARTESVHLRERVLTMPDPQPVSMFDHVYPHGSPELDEQRARFSQYMESFEGSAH
- a CDS encoding alpha-ketoacid dehydrogenase subunit beta, with translation MATETLTLGKALNTGLRRALENDPKVVIMGEDVGKLGGVFRITDGLQKDFGDQRVIDTPLAESGIIGTAVGLAIRGYRPVCEIQFDGFVYPAYDQIVSQVAKMHYRSQGKVRIPMVIRIPYGGGIGAVEHHSESPEAYFAHTAGLKVVTCANPQDAYVMIQQAIASDDPIVFLEPKRRYWEKGPVDLDAPLADAYPLHSARVARPGTDATVLAYGPMVRTALDAATAAAEDGRELEVVDLRTLSPLDLTAAYESVRRTGRCVVVHEAPGNLGLGSEIAARVTEECFYSLESPVLRVTGFDTPYPASRVEEEYLPDLDRVLDAVDRTFGW